A portion of the Flavobacteriales bacterium genome contains these proteins:
- a CDS encoding HAMP domain-containing histidine kinase, which yields MTQPRNSRIIWLLFLMFFYIIAQLGWWAVLITRLNQQVYAGDERLSHRISMVWGEGIVFAMILLIGFILTYKSYLKELRLARQQKNFLLSVTHEFKTPIASLRLQLETLQSRNMNEDQKKILLDSALADTDRLNALAENILIAARIDQNGFPVHRSEGNLSAFVQTLSERLAATVGNRHQTKLKIEEQIYFQFDPQAIQSIITNLYENACKYSPKGSTIEVELKKNAAEILLSVSDQGAGIALEDGNKIFEKFFRAGNEETRSVKGAGLGLFIVRHFVLAHQGEISFQSQSGKGTTFSIRFNA from the coding sequence ATGACACAACCCCGCAATTCCCGTATCATCTGGTTATTGTTCCTGATGTTTTTCTACATCATTGCACAATTGGGATGGTGGGCAGTTTTAATTACGCGCCTAAATCAACAGGTTTATGCAGGCGATGAACGATTGAGTCACCGCATTAGCATGGTGTGGGGAGAGGGAATTGTTTTTGCCATGATATTATTGATTGGATTTATTCTTACCTACAAATCGTATTTAAAAGAATTACGCCTGGCGAGGCAGCAGAAAAATTTTCTCTTATCGGTAACGCATGAATTTAAAACGCCGATTGCTTCATTGCGACTCCAACTCGAAACCTTGCAATCGCGGAACATGAATGAAGACCAAAAGAAAATTCTTCTCGATAGCGCCTTGGCAGATACCGATCGTTTAAATGCTTTGGCAGAAAATATATTAATTGCCGCTCGTATCGATCAAAACGGATTTCCGGTACACCGCAGCGAAGGAAATTTATCTGCTTTTGTTCAAACCTTAAGTGAACGATTGGCTGCAACGGTGGGGAACCGCCATCAAACAAAATTAAAAATAGAAGAACAAATTTATTTTCAGTTTGATCCACAGGCCATTCAATCCATCATTACCAACTTATACGAAAATGCATGTAAATATTCTCCCAAAGGATCAACCATTGAGGTAGAATTGAAAAAGAATGCTGCTGAAATTTTATTATCGGTTTCCGATCAGGGCGCAGGTATTGCATTGGAGGATGGTAATAAAATTTTCGAAAAATTTTTTCGCGCAGGAAATGAAGAAACACGTTCCGTAAAAGGAGCCGGATTAGGATTGTTTATTGTGCGTCATTTTGTTTTGGCTCACCAGGGTGAAATTTCATTTCAATCGCAATCCGGTAAGGGGACCACATTTTCCATTCGCTTTAATGCATAA
- a CDS encoding DUF481 domain-containing protein, protein MKILFSLFLVLVSLGVEAQMVNIESQRMQTDSVRFAGNMNFNLAYQENNSISLFMLKSALATQYKSKSLKDIFMVLGNFDLTKSGSQEFSNSAFGHFRYNRKFSSFFRWEAFAQVQYNKLLSVGIRTLAGTGPRLKLLNKKNGVGYLGTLYMYEYEETTELNPEIHRNHRLSSYITFSISIPKIKGEFVTTSYYQPRLDKFNDFRFSNQSHLAFHLTQKLRWTTGFSFLYDEFPPAGVSKRALSLDQGFRIEF, encoded by the coding sequence ATGAAAATTTTATTTTCCCTGTTCCTGGTTTTGGTTTCACTGGGTGTTGAGGCGCAAATGGTGAATATTGAATCGCAACGGATGCAGACGGATTCGGTTCGTTTTGCAGGCAACATGAATTTTAACCTGGCCTATCAGGAAAATAATTCCATATCCCTTTTTATGTTAAAAAGCGCATTGGCTACACAATACAAATCCAAATCGCTGAAGGATATTTTTATGGTGCTGGGGAATTTTGATTTAACGAAATCAGGTTCACAGGAATTTTCGAATTCAGCATTCGGACATTTTCGTTATAACCGTAAATTCTCTTCTTTTTTTCGCTGGGAAGCATTTGCTCAGGTGCAGTACAATAAATTGTTAAGCGTAGGAATTCGAACCCTGGCAGGGACAGGTCCGCGTTTGAAATTACTGAATAAAAAAAATGGTGTAGGTTACCTTGGAACTCTTTATATGTACGAATACGAAGAAACCACCGAGCTAAATCCGGAGATCCACAGGAATCATCGTTTAAGCTCATATATTACCTTTTCAATCAGCATACCTAAGATTAAAGGAGAGTTTGTCACCACCTCCTACTATCAGCCCCGCCTCGATAAATTCAATGATTTTCGTTTTTCCAATCAAAGTCATTTGGCATTTCATTTAACACAGAAATTAAGGTGGACTACCGGATTTTCGTTTTTGTATGACGAATTTCCTCCTGCCGGCGTAAGCAAAAGGGCATTGAGTTTAGATCAGGGTTTTCGTATTGAGTTCTGA